AGGGTACAAGAATCATATGTTTTTTTGGTAGCAAGATTATGTAACATCATATTATAAAAGTCTTCAATAGGAGGCAGAGGTCGTGTCTGTATCATATGATCAAACTCATTGATAACGTCATTAATCGGATGCTCACAAGAAGAATATTTAGAGTGATAATTACTAAAACACGATGATGAAGATATTGGAACAAGAAAAcgattgagattattattattatgagtaatagTATTACCTATTCTTCTAACTGCTTTCATACAACCATGAATTCTGAAATTCGTCGTCATCCTAGCTCGACAGAGAAACAGAAGCCCTTATTTTACTTTTTTGATTTTACGCGAAAGAGTTTGACTGTATATTTAACCACTCCGTATTAATTTGTAAGTATTCGATTTGTTTTCCCCTTTTAATATCGCTTTTTTTTTATTGCTCCGTACTTTATTACTTATTCTTGCAAATATAAATTCCAGATGTAAAATATAATTTCATCGGAAGTTTTGTATGTATCTTTAGAAGTTAACAATGATGAATATGTTTAGGAATGAGGAGGATCTACCCCAAATATTAAGCCAAACGGTAATGATACTCCCTCCGTCATAAAAAACAGTCAGCTTTGACTTTTTATTAGATTTAAAATATGATAATGAATTGTCTAATTTGTCATTGGTTATAAAGAGtagttaataaattaattaatatagtTAGTGTTAAATTTTGAAAATTAATTAATACATTTTCAGTTCCATCATCAAGATCTATAAATTTCCTTATACTCATGGGCGAAACTACATAGGGGTAGGTGGTGGCACCCGCCCTAGTGGATTTGAAATTTTTAGTGttaaagtttttaatttttttttaattttgcacTGGTGGATTTGAAATTTCAGACTTGCAATTTGATTTTGCCCCCAAAAGCCTTCATATTTTGCCTAAAAGACTCTAGATTTTGCCCTCAACCCAAAAGCTCATGACCCAAAAGGTTGTAGTTTCATGGAAGAATGGAAGAAAAAATTTACCGTGAATGTGAAAGTTTTTAAAAAAGGTTTCGCTCCCGATGAAAATAATTTCTGATTCCGTCACTGCTTAGGGCCTGTTTATTTATGAATTAATGGGCTGAAGTGAATGGAGGACTTTTTCGGTCAGTTTAAATGTTGTTTACTTGGGCTCTAAATTAATGAAAAGGCTGCCTACAAGCATTAATCGGTAATTCCAAAAACCACACTTGTCACATATGGACTTTCTTTTACTTGCCTTTGTCAGTACTACCCTTCCTTTTTCTTCTTCAACATTCTAGTGATTTATTACGAGTTATTCACCATCTTCATTTTCTAAAGCCTCCATTCATCTTCATTTTTTCAAGCCTCCATTCATCTCCAAAATTTCAAGCGATCTACCATTTCCTATTTTTTTCAATGACGACATCTCCTTTTTTTCCTAGTGATTCGCCATGTTCATGGGATTTATAACAGTAGATTAATTTAATTGTACATAGATCTTGAAGTCAGAAGATGAACTTttcaattttaatataaatatggaAATTATGAAAAGGGGAAGCTGGGAAAGTAATCgacaaattagggtttgtttttttCTCATATGATGCATCAAATACCCACTTATAATTTGAATTTCTAAATTGAAAATATGAAAGTAACTTGTATATATTCTGACTttctatattatatttattaaaaaaaaaaaacaacctcTTACCTATTAAATTAGACGAACTATATACTATGTAAGTGAAGTGTTTGTtagtttaaaaataatattttagttTAAGGGTAAAATAGTCAATTTTATCATTTAGTCATTTTATTCCGTTAAAAAGTAAACAACATTATTCATTCACTAATTACTGCATATAGCCATCTATATACATCTTGCTATCTATATCCATAGAACTTAATAAGAAAAAAAAGTAAACAGGCCCTTAGTGATCTTTGAAGCAGGCCTGGCCCGGATGGGGGGCAAGAAGCACACTTGCTCAGGGCCCATTAATAGGGGCCCTATATTTTGCTCTAGACCGACCCAAAACTAATTGAATCCAATCAATTGTTCAAACTGGTTTTAAGAAGTATAATATATTGTGTTAAGCCCATTTATCTATTAGAGATGATCCAAACATTTAGTAAGCTATTATTTTTCATTCTTTTTTTAAAGGGTAAAACATTACTCTAGTTACAAGCTATAATTCTTGAATTGGTAAGGAGATCTTTCGGCTATTAAATGAGAATGGAAATCGTCTTTCTATCACTTTTAAATACTAGAATTTCTTCCATTTTACTAGTTAAACTACTCTGTAGATTTGTTTAAATTTTACAAAAGCATAAATAGGGCGGTTGGATGAAAATGAAACTGAAGTAGAAATATATTGGTGTACTTTATATGCTTTGACCATGTCTTTTGctaaattgcttttattttttgtagATAAAAATATATAATCTCAAGACGAAGGTTCTTGAGCTTGAAACTGAAGTACCTAAATTTCACGTCCGGTTAATGCATCCTTTTAAAAGCTTAACTTTAATTTCAACAAGATGAAAATACGTTGTTCTAACAATTGAGATTACGTATATCATGTGTTTCATGTTTCTAATGAAGCAACTAATATTCATATATATTCTTGAAACCTTTAAAACTTCTAAATAGAATCAAATATGGTACAATTAAGTTATCGACTAGCTTTCAAACCTCCAAAAGATATTATTTATTCATAGGGGCATTTTTTTTATCTTCTCGCTCGGGGCACTGAAAAACTCAGGACCCACCCTGCTTTGAGGAAAACTAATAATTAAGTTAGGAAGTAGACCCAACAAGCTTCAAAATGGTATATTATAATTGGCATGGGCGGTATATTTTTATCATTGACTATCTATTTTTTCAAATTAGTGACCACTTTTTGGTCTCTATTTGTTTATCTTAGTGACTACTTTTTGGTCTCTATTTGTATATTTTAGTGACAATTTTTTTTAAGTCTCTAATATCATATTGTGATCAAAATTTAATGACGACTTTATTATGGTAACTAAATTGCTTTATTAGTGACTAAATAATAAATCGTTACTAAAATATGGTTACTAATTACGATTTTTCATGTAGTGTTTAAAGCATCAGTAGTTAACTTGTGATAGACCACCCTTTTCTTTTGTTATACTAATAAGGTCATATGGTATATTTAGTTTTGTAATCATATGATGGTTTTACAAATAGTTTTACTGATGAATTTCGTAACGAAATGATAGCATTTTGGGTGGAATAAAGTTAAAATCCTCTTGGTGTCCATTAGGGTGAGTTCGACCCGTTtgaccaattgagagtcaaattaGATAATTGTTAATTTAGACATGCCCCATATGTTGTATTTAGTAAATTGGTAGGGTTTGGTATTTTAAAATGAGCTAGGGTGTATTTTGGTAAAAGGGTAAGTTTTGAGCCATTTGGTACATACGTAaaaatgactctcgggcctacTACTTTGGGGACTCATAAAATGAAACTGAGTGATCTTTGAGGAAAACTAATAATTGGGTTAGGAAGTAGACCCAACAAGCTTCAACAAAGTATATTATATGTTTGGGTTCATCGAGTCTAAACGGGTGTTAAATGGTTGGAAAAAATGTACTGTGAGGCTGTAATTGTTGTGTAAAAATAGCAGGTAGGAGCAACATGAGTACAACAGTACCAGTTTGAAAGTCTAACTTCGTGAGgctataactttcaaaccgtaactttgTTTTTAACAAATAAGCTCTCTGTAGAAAGGTGAGAGAGTCAGCTTTGTAATAGTCATGCCCTAAGAGGTTAAATCAGATTTTGTGGGACCCGAAACGTATTGTAAAGTTGCTGAAATAAATGTTTCAAAATTTCGGAGTTACAAGTGAGCTCAACATCAGAAGCTAAAAGCTTTCACCACACACTTGTTcataaatggaagtgggtatttcaagttaattctgattcaataataaaTCGTCATCCATGATTAACTTGTAGAGTGACAAGTAAAAAGCTCATCTGTTTATTACTGCGAGAAAATTGTGCGTGTGACCAAATAAAGGTATATTGTTGaaagatggttaagttgttaacagtTCTGAAAAACTGAACTTAAATGCCTGTTATTTCAGAAGTATTAAGTAAAATTACTGCAATTTGAACATGTTAAAAGTGGATATAAGGAAGCACAACTATGTAAATTGACGAATAAAAagttcatataaaaaaaaaaaaaaagcagttAAAGAAGCACAACTatgtaaaagtaaaaaaaaaaaaaaaaaaaaaaaaaaatgcgctAGAATACGAAGTTCATATATGAGAACAACATTGTTCGTTAACAAGCTGACCAGAGTATAAGGCAAACTGTGATCAATCAAAATAAGAAAATAACCAAGTAACAGAGTGAGTCTGATGGATGGATGGATCTGTTACTTGATCATAGTATATTGATTCGGCGACTCAAAAGTTTCGACGAATTTCCCGTCTGGAGAGACATCCGAGAGTCTAGTAATACCATTTAAAAAATATATACGTTTAATTATGTTCTTCTTCATGTCTGCTACATAAACATATCCAAATCTATCATGTATAGATCCATAATACATGAGCCAATTTCCGTTCCTCATGTAGTGGAGTGGTACATATTTCGGATGAGGATTTAACCAGATCCACTTTTCCCAACATCGACCGTTGACATCCATCGTGCATTTTTCGACCCTCCACATACTAAAAGCGTCATAATACACAAATAACACAAGCCGTCCATTTATAACCTTAATTACCATCTGGTATTTTAATAGTCGATTTCTTAAAGGGGGAGTTGCTATCCCTATCCACTTTTTGGTCGTCAAATCGAATCTTTTCAGTGAATAGGAGGAATGTGAATTACTAGATAATTGTCCTCCTCCTTTTTCTAAAAAATAAATACTGTTTTCGCTCAGTAGTGCAAACGATGGGATCATACCATTAAAAGAAACGTCTACCTTCATCCAAGAGTCGTTTTTCAATGAGTATATATAAACATTGTTAGAGATAACACGTAGAAGCTGGTAGTCGTCCTCACAAGAGTTGTACGACAGTGATAAGAAAGAGGCTGTCCGAGTAGTGATTATATATGAGTAACATTCATTATGAGAATTGTTTTTTGACAAGATCTTATATTCACCTGTGACAGGATTCCACAATATAAAGTCAGAGTAAATAATACCCGTTACTATTCCAACGCACACAAGTCCGTTTTGAGATGCTAGAAGCCGTATATGATCACAGTCGCCTTTAAATGGAAAGTTCTTACTTGGAGTTAATTCAGCATCAGGTTCCTCACAATCAAAGATGCGAAAAGTGGTAGGTGATTCACGTGAGAATACAATAAGCTTAGAGTGGTTTAATTTGTTATTATTTACATGACTAAGTTGAATCTTGGAGAATTTCGGAGATGATAAGTATGATATCCATAGCTTACAAACACACTTAAAACGCGATACAGATTTGACAGGCAACCTTGGAAGAATTTCGGTTAATATAATATCAAGTAGAAGCCGATCCGCCATGGAAGTTGGAAGCTGGTAACTGGAGCTTTTTAAGATATATTTAAGTGTTTGACAAAGTAGTTGAAGCTgttaaaaaatgataaaatgaccaaaatggaaaCGAGGAAATAAAATCCAACAGAGAGGTATGGAACTAACACATCAAGATTAAAATAATGATCTATACGCAATAATTATTTAAACACATAAAATCATTAATGTTTCTTTAAAATGTCATAAACTACAGTAAAAGAAACATCATATGTTGAGGCTTAGCTTTTGTTGCAACCGTGCTAACCTATAAAAAGATCCAactaaaacatataacaagtttaGAGGCCATCTAAAAACATGATGACATGTGAGGTAACAGTTTAATACCTATACTAAGTACTAACCACCTAATCAGACATTCACGCGGTATGGATCACGTACAACAATTATATCTCTTAGTGAACTTCAATTGATGTAAACATCATTGTATAATTGGAAGAGAACTACTAAACCATGTCCTAAATTTGTACCAGAAGTTCTTATATGACAACATTAATCAATAGTATTGTTAATTAGCCCCTCTTTCAGTTTAGTTGGTCTCAATCAAGTTACAATCGAGCTCTACAAATACGATATGAATATGCTCTATTAGCACTAATAATTGAGTTAATTACCCTACACTTGTTCTATCCatattaacattatcaaatattgcAACTTAGCATATAATCCAAAGAATATACAGATGCATACATAAATAATACTCCGGTGTCCAGtgcataataaaaaaaaaaaaaaaaaaaaaactaaatttacAGTAATCTTTTTGCTAGTATAAACAAAAGAATATGAAAACAACAAACTATAAACTAAATAAACGATTCACATCTTATATATGGGAATGATTTCATAATAAATTTTGAAAACTATTATTCACGAACACGTAGATCAGATAACAAACGTTTCAATTGGTATTTGGATTGATGAAGAAAACAGAACAGCACTAAAAAAAACCATGAAGGAGTGATCGAACATACCAGCGGGGAAGAGATGAATGATGAATTTTTTGAAGACTGATGCGGTGATTATGGCCGTATGGAACAAAGTTATGTTACGTGGGATATTTTTAGAGGCCAAGTTTATTCCGGAGACCAATAAAAATTCAATATTTATATCTGTAAAATAAATTaggatttaatttaatttaataaccaAGCAATTTATatttatactagtgaaatgacccgtgaaatcatggatttatttaaacgaaacagtttaatgatatgtttttttggtattaagtgaacgtaaatgctaaagtcatttagtttaatgaccagtGGAACCACAGAGTCAGACTAAGAAAcacgtcagctgaacatttcatcaaacacctaaaatacatatcaaacaatccacatccaatcataaaaaataatattggttgtcattttatttaaaagtgtaaattaaaatacaaATTCAGAATTGGTTTCCTCCTGCCTagtttttataccttctcgtactcaattcaaaataattaattaaaataattcaaaattatttaattttagtaataataataattaattaataagatttaataataataattaattaataagatttaattttaattcaaaattatttagattaatgacatcacccaccatgcttagaattttttttttaattttttcttaacaaataaattagcctaataatcc
This window of the Rutidosis leptorrhynchoides isolate AG116_Rl617_1_P2 chromosome 7, CSIRO_AGI_Rlap_v1, whole genome shotgun sequence genome carries:
- the LOC139858730 gene encoding F-box protein At2g23160-like, whose amino-acid sequence is MADRLLLDIILTEILPRLPVKSVSRFKCVCKLWISYLSSPKFSKIQLSHVNNNKLNHSKLIVFSRESPTTFRIFDCEEPDAELTPSKNFPFKGDCDHIRLLASQNGLVCVGIVTGIIYSDFILWNPVTGEYKILSKNNSHNECYSYIITTRTASFLSLSYNSCEDDYQLLRVISNNVYIYSLKNDSWMKVDVSFNGMIPSFALLSENSIYFLEKGGGQLSSNSHSSYSLKRFDLTTKKWIGIATPPLRNRLLKYQMVIKVINGRLVLFVYYDAFSMWRVEKCTMDVNGRCWEKWIWLNPHPKYVPLHYMRNGNWLMYYGSIHDRFGYVYVADMKKNIIKRIYFLNGITRLSDVSPDGKFVETFESPNQYTMIK